One segment of Stomatobaculum sp. F0698 DNA contains the following:
- a CDS encoding biotin transporter BioY: MKQLDIRNMALIAVMTALMCIFGPMSIPIGAVPISLTPLLVYLSAYVLGMKSGTVAYFVYLLIGFVGVPVMSGYSGGPAKILGPTGGYLIAFILMALMTGFAVDHFYKNVPLQAVVMLIALVLCYAAGTAWFVGQTKMAWGKALTVCVFPFIPLDCVKLVLAILVGRPVRERLHVFLQDRRSGSLA; this comes from the coding sequence ATGAAACAGTTGGATATTCGCAACATGGCTTTAATTGCAGTGATGACAGCTCTGATGTGTATCTTTGGGCCCATGTCGATTCCGATCGGCGCCGTGCCGATTTCATTGACACCGCTCCTGGTTTACCTCTCGGCCTATGTGCTCGGTATGAAGAGCGGAACCGTTGCCTACTTCGTGTATCTTCTGATCGGCTTTGTCGGTGTTCCGGTTATGTCCGGTTACAGCGGCGGCCCGGCTAAGATTCTGGGGCCCACCGGAGGCTACCTCATCGCGTTCATTCTGATGGCGCTGATGACGGGCTTTGCCGTGGATCACTTTTATAAGAACGTGCCGTTGCAGGCGGTTGTCATGCTGATCGCGCTGGTGCTCTGCTATGCGGCCGGAACCGCTTGGTTTGTCGGACAGACCAAGATGGCCTGGGGCAAAGCGCTTACCGTCTGTGTGTTCCCGTTCATTCCGCTGGACTGTGTGAAACTTGTTTTGGCCATCCTTGTCGGTCGTCCGGTGAGGGAGCGGCTGCATGTGTTCTTGCAGGACAGAAGAAGCGGCAGTCTTGCGTAA
- the lon gene encoding endopeptidase La produces the protein MAVVPVYNILAVPGANIPLSLERFEKMIGRVPVSGERVTLIFMKEDKNREELNAEDFYTIGVSGTVTEVGDQGVLVFRCNTRVDLKSINIYPDHSIDLDVERRQDIEDLDDAVSAKRLKHMKQLMLEAYGENPQFGPMLRGMISRWASLGDIAGIVNRWLINSPEEKMAVLSEDSRNLREQKLEELLRENLEFHKVNTEANSAQEEEYQKMYRENALKKQIEYLQKQLDSLHPEKVSDLRRFELKIQDLGMNESAKAEAEKVLKRLQQEGQQTAESGMLYDYLDYVTNLPWKKESAQEIDLAAAEQVLEEDHYGLKKVKNRILQQIAVMSLKGQQSGSILLFVGAPGTGKTSIGASIARALGRKYVRVSLGGVRDEADIRGHRRTYIGAMAGRIIDGIKKSGVSNPVMVLDEVDKLSTSFHGDPASALLEVLDPEQNHSFTDHYLNVPYDLSDVLFVCTANSAETIPGPLLNRMEVIPFQGYSPLEKKEIAKRHLLPKALEAVGLTAEQLEIGDDILETLISDYTRESGVRGLKRCLDKLCRGAAVRFVRDKQTLTVTKENLRELMDSHPLPHRAVRAHSTPGVVTGLAWTAVGGEILYIETMFTKGSGKIHVTGQLGSVMKESAELAVSKVKALFPEEAQRFSENDLHIHVPDGATPKDGPSAGITLTTALASLVTGKPVPATVGMTGEVSLQSEVKPIGGLPEKLMAAERAGVKTVFIPADNEQDLADVAPEVLEKLEVIPVREVSEVLTRLGLLEKA, from the coding sequence ATGGCTGTTGTTCCGGTTTACAACATACTGGCAGTGCCCGGCGCAAATATTCCGCTCTCCCTGGAGCGTTTTGAAAAAATGATAGGAAGAGTCCCGGTTTCGGGCGAGCGTGTCACCCTGATTTTTATGAAAGAAGATAAGAACAGGGAGGAGCTCAACGCAGAGGATTTTTATACTATCGGCGTGAGCGGTACCGTGACGGAAGTCGGTGACCAGGGTGTGCTGGTGTTCCGCTGCAATACGCGTGTCGATTTAAAGTCAATCAACATCTACCCCGATCACAGCATCGATCTCGATGTGGAGCGCCGTCAGGACATTGAGGATCTGGACGATGCGGTCTCGGCGAAGCGCTTAAAGCACATGAAGCAGTTGATGCTGGAGGCCTACGGGGAGAATCCGCAGTTCGGCCCCATGCTCCGCGGGATGATATCCCGCTGGGCCTCGCTCGGCGACATCGCGGGCATCGTGAACCGCTGGCTCATCAATTCTCCGGAAGAAAAGATGGCCGTGCTCTCGGAGGACAGCCGCAATCTGCGAGAACAGAAGCTCGAAGAGTTGCTCCGCGAAAATCTGGAGTTTCACAAGGTAAATACCGAGGCAAACAGCGCGCAGGAAGAAGAGTATCAAAAGATGTACCGCGAAAATGCGCTGAAAAAGCAGATTGAATACCTGCAAAAGCAGCTGGACAGCCTGCACCCCGAGAAGGTCTCGGACCTCCGCCGCTTTGAGTTAAAGATTCAGGATCTCGGCATGAACGAGAGCGCGAAGGCCGAGGCCGAGAAGGTCTTAAAGCGCTTACAGCAGGAGGGGCAGCAGACGGCCGAGAGCGGTATGCTCTACGACTATCTGGACTATGTGACCAATCTGCCCTGGAAGAAAGAGAGCGCGCAGGAGATCGACCTCGCGGCGGCGGAGCAGGTGCTCGAGGAGGACCACTACGGCCTCAAAAAGGTGAAAAATCGTATTCTGCAGCAGATTGCGGTCATGTCGCTGAAGGGGCAGCAATCCGGTTCGATACTGCTCTTTGTCGGTGCACCCGGTACCGGCAAGACGAGCATCGGCGCTTCGATTGCGCGGGCCCTCGGGCGCAAGTATGTTCGCGTGAGTCTCGGCGGCGTGCGCGACGAGGCGGATATCCGCGGTCACCGGAGGACCTACATCGGCGCGATGGCGGGACGTATCATAGACGGCATCAAGAAGAGCGGGGTATCGAATCCCGTGATGGTACTCGACGAGGTCGATAAGCTCTCGACGAGTTTCCACGGCGATCCCGCAAGCGCCCTGCTCGAAGTGCTGGATCCGGAGCAGAACCACAGCTTCACGGACCATTATCTCAACGTGCCCTACGATCTCTCCGATGTGCTCTTTGTGTGCACGGCGAACAGCGCGGAGACCATCCCGGGACCGCTCTTAAACCGCATGGAGGTGATACCGTTTCAGGGATATTCGCCGCTTGAGAAGAAGGAAATTGCAAAGCGCCATCTGCTTCCGAAGGCACTCGAAGCGGTCGGATTAACGGCGGAACAGCTTGAGATCGGCGATGATATCCTGGAGACCCTGATTTCGGATTACACGCGGGAGTCCGGTGTGCGCGGCTTAAAACGCTGCCTCGATAAGCTCTGCCGCGGCGCTGCGGTGCGCTTTGTGCGCGATAAGCAGACGCTCACGGTCACAAAGGAGAACCTGAGAGAACTCATGGACAGCCACCCGCTGCCGCACCGCGCGGTGCGCGCGCACAGTACGCCCGGCGTTGTGACCGGTCTTGCCTGGACCGCGGTCGGCGGTGAGATTCTCTACATCGAGACCATGTTCACCAAGGGGAGCGGCAAGATTCACGTGACCGGTCAGCTCGGCTCCGTCATGAAGGAGTCGGCGGAACTCGCGGTCAGCAAGGTAAAGGCACTCTTTCCGGAAGAAGCACAGCGCTTTTCGGAAAACGACCTTCACATCCACGTGCCGGACGGCGCAACCCCGAAGGACGGGCCGAGTGCGGGTATCACCCTGACAACGGCGCTCGCTTCCCTTGTGACGGGCAAGCCTGTGCCCGCAACGGTCGGTATGACGGGGGAGGTCAGCTTACAGAGCGAAGTGAAGCCGATCGGCGGCCTCCCGGAAAAACTCATGGCGGCGGAGCGCGCAGGTGTTAAAACCGTCTTTATTCCGGCGGACAATGAGCAGGATTTAGCGGATGTCGCGCCCGAGGTGCTCGAGAAATTGGAAGTCATTCCGGTGCGCGAGGTGAGCGAAGTACTCACAAGACTCGGCTTGCTCGAGAAAGCCTGA
- a CDS encoding 6-phosphofructokinase: MKGNVLVGQSGGPTAVINSSLAGVFKTAKERGYGKVYGMRFGIQGFLDEQYVDLSDYIRNELELELLKRTPSAFLGTCRYKLPEIHEDKKVYERVFELLDKLDIEVFIYIGGNDSMDTIRKLSDYALLTGAKQRFVGCPKTIDNDLAITDHTPGFGSAAKYIAASTKEVIRDALGFSYKKKNVIILEIMGRNAGWLVGATALARQEDCDGPDLIYLPELPFDIEGFVDRVSGLLEEKDVVVAAVSEGIKTAAGEYVCELADGARSKDAFGHIQMAGTAAYLSALIHERLGVKTRSVELSTLQRAAAHLASRVDVDEAFAVGGATVKAADEGSSGVMVVIDRVSVDPYQSAIGVYDVHRIANGEKLVPRTWINGAGDYVTDDFVSYVKPLIQGHYNPMMVAGLPRHLVMNQKNYSDYQV; this comes from the coding sequence ATGAAGGGGAATGTGTTGGTCGGTCAGTCGGGAGGTCCCACGGCTGTCATTAATTCGAGCTTGGCGGGTGTGTTTAAGACAGCAAAGGAGCGCGGCTACGGGAAGGTGTACGGCATGCGCTTCGGCATACAGGGCTTTTTGGATGAGCAGTATGTGGATCTCTCGGATTATATTCGAAACGAGCTGGAGCTGGAACTCCTGAAGCGCACCCCCTCGGCCTTTCTCGGGACCTGCCGCTATAAACTTCCCGAGATTCACGAGGACAAGAAGGTCTACGAGCGCGTCTTTGAACTGCTGGACAAACTTGACATTGAGGTATTCATTTACATCGGCGGAAACGATTCGATGGATACCATACGGAAACTTTCGGACTACGCACTCCTCACCGGTGCAAAGCAACGCTTTGTGGGCTGCCCGAAGACCATAGACAACGATCTTGCGATTACCGACCACACGCCGGGCTTCGGCTCCGCGGCAAAGTACATCGCAGCCTCGACCAAGGAAGTGATACGCGACGCCCTCGGCTTCTCCTACAAGAAGAAAAATGTAATCATACTCGAGATTATGGGGCGCAATGCGGGCTGGCTGGTCGGCGCAACGGCACTGGCGCGTCAGGAGGACTGCGACGGACCGGACCTCATCTACCTGCCGGAACTCCCCTTTGACATTGAGGGCTTTGTGGATCGCGTCTCCGGTCTCCTCGAGGAAAAGGATGTCGTGGTCGCCGCGGTTTCCGAGGGCATTAAGACGGCGGCGGGAGAGTACGTCTGCGAGCTCGCGGACGGTGCGCGCAGCAAGGATGCGTTCGGTCATATCCAGATGGCGGGTACGGCGGCTTATTTATCGGCGCTGATTCACGAGCGCCTCGGAGTCAAGACCCGCTCGGTTGAGCTCTCGACCTTACAGCGCGCGGCGGCACATCTTGCAAGTCGTGTGGACGTGGACGAGGCCTTTGCGGTCGGCGGCGCAACGGTTAAGGCCGCGGATGAGGGCTCCAGCGGCGTGATGGTCGTCATAGACCGCGTCTCGGTCGATCCCTATCAGTCGGCCATCGGCGTCTACGATGTGCACCGCATCGCAAACGGCGAGAAGCTGGTGCCGCGCACATGGATCAACGGCGCCGGTGACTATGTGACCGATGACTTTGTGAGCTATGTGAAGCCGCTGATTCAGGGACACTATAACCCGATGATGGTCGCGGGTCTGCCGCGCCACCTTGTGATGAATCAGAAAAACTACAGCGATTATCAGGTCTGA
- the bioB gene encoding biotin synthase BioB: protein MNALALAEEIIAGRRLQRGDEELTELLSTDLEELCQAADKLRETYCENKVDLCTIINGRSGRCSEDCKYCAQSAHSKTGCEEYAFLPEDVIVAAAKANEREGVDRFSIVTSGRSLSGEEFEQALAAYRRMADECRIDLCASHGFLTREQFHRLHLAGVTSYHDNIETSRRFFPEICTTHTFDQKLATIRAAQEEGLCVCSGGIIGMGETWEDRLDMALTLAELGIQSIPINVLMPVKGTPLGEREVLKDDEILRTLAIFRMINPEANIRLAGGRSALSDNGAHSFSCGVSATITGNMLTTSGSTIQEDRAMLSAMGRDVQPEWQKHSVRPSCYEAVKNIAQ, encoded by the coding sequence ATGAACGCATTGGCACTTGCTGAGGAGATTATTGCCGGACGCCGCTTACAGCGGGGAGATGAAGAGTTAACGGAGCTTTTGAGCACGGATCTCGAAGAGCTCTGTCAAGCTGCGGATAAGCTCCGCGAAACCTATTGTGAAAACAAGGTGGATCTCTGCACCATTATCAACGGCAGAAGCGGCCGCTGCAGCGAGGACTGCAAGTACTGCGCGCAGTCCGCACACTCGAAGACCGGCTGTGAAGAGTATGCCTTTCTCCCGGAAGATGTGATTGTCGCAGCCGCAAAGGCAAACGAGCGCGAGGGCGTAGATCGCTTTTCGATTGTCACCTCCGGCCGCTCTCTCAGCGGCGAAGAATTCGAGCAGGCACTCGCTGCCTACCGCCGCATGGCCGATGAGTGTCGAATCGATCTCTGTGCTTCCCACGGTTTCCTGACGCGCGAGCAGTTCCACCGTCTGCACCTTGCGGGCGTCACGAGCTATCACGACAACATCGAGACCTCGCGCCGCTTCTTCCCGGAAATCTGCACGACCCACACCTTTGACCAGAAGCTTGCGACCATACGCGCAGCCCAGGAAGAGGGACTCTGCGTCTGTTCCGGCGGCATTATCGGCATGGGCGAAACCTGGGAAGACCGCTTGGATATGGCGCTGACGCTTGCGGAACTCGGCATTCAGTCCATCCCGATCAATGTGCTGATGCCGGTCAAAGGCACCCCGCTCGGCGAGCGGGAAGTGCTGAAGGACGATGAAATCCTCCGCACGCTTGCCATCTTCCGCATGATCAATCCGGAGGCAAATATACGCCTCGCGGGCGGACGCTCCGCGCTCTCCGACAACGGTGCGCACAGCTTCTCCTGCGGCGTCAGCGCGACCATTACCGGAAACATGCTGACCACGAGCGGTTCTACGATTCAAGAGGACAGGGCCATGCTGAGCGCCATGGGAAGAGATGTGCAACCCGAGTGGCAGAAGCACTCCGTGCGCCCGAGCTGCTATGAGGCAGTGAAGAACATCGCCCAGTAA